Proteins encoded in a region of the Streptomyces sp. NBC_01471 genome:
- a CDS encoding riboflavin synthase → MFTGIVEELGEVTAVENLGDASRFRLRGPVVTKDAKHGDSIAVNGVCLTVVDSGGGEFTADVMAETLNRSSLGALAVGSRVNLERPMALGGRLGGHLVQGHVDGTGTVVERRPSDHWEIVKISLPADLSRYVVEKGSITVDGVSLTVVDAGPDYFTISLIPTTLAMTTLGIKQAGDPVNLEVDVLAKYVERLLGADGTRATPETGGPLK, encoded by the coding sequence TGAGGTCACCGCCGTCGAGAACCTCGGCGACGCCTCCCGCTTCCGCCTGCGCGGACCGGTCGTGACCAAGGACGCCAAGCACGGCGACTCCATCGCCGTGAACGGCGTCTGTCTCACCGTGGTCGACTCCGGCGGCGGAGAGTTCACCGCCGATGTCATGGCCGAGACACTCAACCGCTCCAGCCTCGGCGCGCTCGCCGTCGGCTCCCGGGTCAACCTCGAACGCCCCATGGCGCTCGGCGGCCGGCTCGGCGGACACCTCGTCCAGGGCCATGTGGACGGCACCGGCACGGTCGTCGAACGCAGGCCGTCCGACCACTGGGAGATCGTGAAGATCTCGCTCCCGGCGGACCTCTCCCGGTACGTCGTGGAGAAGGGCTCCATCACCGTGGACGGGGTCAGCCTCACCGTCGTGGACGCCGGACCCGACTACTTCACCATCAGCCTCATCCCCACCACCCTCGCCATGACCACCCTCGGCATCAAGCAGGCGGGCGACCCCGTCAACCTCGAAGTGGACGTACTCGCCAAGTACGTCGAGCGGCTGCTCGGCGCGGACGGCACCCGGGCCACACCCGAGACCGGAGGGCCGCTGAAGTGA
- a CDS encoding nicotinamide mononucleotide transporter family protein, whose protein sequence is MSALTWLNTEAFTVVGQHILWSDMTGNTIGLIALALGWRRSILTWPAQLLSGVILVAAYSSAHLSGGVGKQLLVIGVALWGWRAWTRGRQQAQDGSIAVRFATWRERGLLLAGAAVGTVAVAALFLAVPSLSWSPWADAYIFVGTLVAMVAQARGLVEFWFAWLLVDLVGVPLAFHSGLAFSGLVYVVYFALVLWGLRDWWLRSRRSAEPALEGAAA, encoded by the coding sequence GTGAGCGCACTGACCTGGCTGAACACCGAGGCGTTCACCGTCGTCGGCCAGCACATCCTGTGGTCCGACATGACCGGCAACACCATCGGGCTGATCGCGCTCGCCCTCGGCTGGCGCCGCTCCATCCTGACCTGGCCCGCACAGTTGCTGTCCGGCGTCATCCTCGTCGCCGCGTACTCCTCCGCCCACCTCAGCGGCGGGGTCGGCAAACAGCTGCTGGTCATCGGGGTGGCCCTCTGGGGCTGGCGGGCGTGGACCCGGGGCAGGCAGCAGGCCCAGGACGGCAGCATCGCCGTGCGGTTCGCGACCTGGCGCGAGCGCGGGCTGCTGCTCGCGGGCGCCGCCGTCGGCACCGTCGCCGTCGCCGCTCTCTTCCTGGCCGTCCCCTCGCTCTCCTGGAGCCCGTGGGCCGACGCCTACATATTCGTCGGCACCCTGGTCGCGATGGTCGCCCAGGCGCGCGGTCTCGTCGAATTCTGGTTCGCGTGGCTGCTCGTCGACCTCGTCGGCGTCCCCCTCGCCTTCCACAGCGGCCTGGCCTTCTCCGGCCTGGTCTACGTGGTCTACTTCGCGCTCGTCCTCTGGGGCCTGCGCGACTGGTGGCTCCGCTCCCGCAGGAGCGCCGAGCCCGCCCTGGAAGGAGCAGCAGCATGA